GAGTGGGGCCTGGTGCAGCTCAACCTGGCCGAGGCGCACTACAACCTGGGGGACTGGACGGCTGCTGGCGAGCGGCTCCGGGCCGTGGAGGAGGTGGCGGGCGGAGAGTCACTCCTGCGTCATGCGCTTCTGCTGCAACACGCATGGATTCAAGCGCATACCGGACGTGGCGAGGACGCGCTCGCCACCCTGGAGTCATTGAACCTCCAATGCCTGCCCCGCGTGTACTGGAGCGAGGCGGCCTTCACCCGTGCCTCGGTGCTGCTGGCACTGCGGCGGTTCGATGAGGCCGAAGCGCGGGCGCGGGAAGGGCTGTCACTCGCGCGCCGGGCCTCGAGCACCCGGAACGGGCTGTTCCTGCTCGGGCGGATCTCCCTGGAGGCGGGGCGCCTGGAGGAAGCCTCGCGTCACTTCGAGGCCGGTGTCGCCCATCCGTACCAGGGGCAGGGCGGTGGCGCGCTGCTGGAGTGGGGGGACTGCCTGGAGCGGCTCGGTCAGGCGGACCGGGCCCGAGCTGCGTGGCGGCTCGTGCTCGAGCGAGATCCCCAGAGCGCCGCGGCCCGGGAGGTGGCCTCGCGGCCTGGTATCGCGAGCGCCGAGGGCGAAATCGCCACGAGTTGACGAGCCTGGTGGTGCGGCTTGTCACGCTGTGGGTCATCTCGTGGCCGGCCACGTCCAGCGCCGTGTCGCTGTGCACCACGAAGTCGCCGCCCAGCACGCGCATGCCCTGGTCCCTCAGGGTCCCGTGGTAGGCGCCTGGAGTGGTTGGTAGCGCAATGCCAGACGCGCCGGGGTGCCCGTGTCGTCGTAGTACGAGAGCATCTGGAGCTTGAAGTAGTGCCCGGCGCTGCTCTGGACCACGTACAGCAGCTCGTCGCGGGTGACGAGCCGGTGCTTGACGAGATCGTAGGTGTACCAGCCGCCGTGGACGCCGTTGAACACCGGCTCGGAGGCGTCCTGCTGGTAGCCCTCGGCGGGGGCCGTGGTGAGCGCGTCCCAGCCCTGGCCCTCGAGCACCGCCACCCGCACCTTGCCGGTCGGGTTGCCACCCCCGCCGTTCATCGTGACGGTGTATCGCTGGAAGGCCAGGTCCCAGCCGTTGGTCTCGAGCGCCTCGTCGGTCTTCATCTCCCGGCCCTCGTCGATGTCGAAGTAGACCAGGGCCGACTTGTTGGTCGCGTCGATGAGGGCGTGGTTGCCCCCGTCCTCCCGCGGTGTCACCGTCACGAGCTGCCCGGAGGTGGCCTGGCCGTCGAACGGGTAGTCCTCGCGCAGGTCCGGGGCACAGCCCGCCATCCCGAGCCCCAGCAGCAGCAGCGTCCTTCGCATCGTCCGCATTTTCAGTACTCCCACTGGACTCCGCCCAGCACGCCGCGCGGAGGCCTCGGGTTGAACTGCTGGTCGCCCGCGTTGAGCAGGTTGTAGCCGTTGACGAAGACCTCGAACCCGCCCTTCAGCGCGTAGGAGACCTGGGCCTCCAGGTCGAAGTACGAGGGCGCCCACACGCTGCTGTCGTCGCCGTAACCGATGACGTTGGCCATGCCGCCCTCCGTGCCCAGGTAGTACGGCCGGCCGCTCACCCACGAGCCGCGCACGGTGGCCTCCAGGTTCAACGGGCGGTAGCGGGTGGAGAGCTGCGCGTTGACGCGGTGCCGGGCCCGGCCCTCCAACGGACGGTCTCGCGTGAGATCCTTCGCGTCGAGCAGCATGTATCCCAGGTCGAGGTACGTCGAGCGCACGGGCAGGCGGATGCGGCCGTTGAGCTCGACGCCCTGCGTGTACGCCCTGGCCACGTTCTCGTAGCTGAAGGTCACCGGGTTGTCCGGGTTGGGCGTGCCTCCAGCGGTGATGTTGATGAGGTTGGTGAGCCGGGTGTGGAAGCCGCTCGCGGAGAAGAGCCAGCCGTCGAGGGGCGGGCGCCAGTCCACGCCGACGTTCACCGCCGCCGAGCGCTCGGGCGACAGCTCGCGGTTGCCCGCGACGATGTAGCCCACCCCCTGGTTGGAGAAGCGCAGGTACAGCTCCTGGAAGGACGGCGGGCGGAACCCGAGTCCCACCGAGGCACGCACCGTCAGGGCCGGGCTCGGGTCCAGCTTGAGCGCCAGCCGGGGCGAGGGGGCTCCGCCGAACTGCGAGTCCAGGTCGAAGCGGAAGCCCGGTGCCACCTTCAGCCTGGGCCCCGCGGCGTCCGAGGACAGCGCCACGTCCCACTCGTCCTGCACGAAGGCTCCACCCCGGAGGCGGGCCACCGGGCTCTCCTCGAGCCGCGCCGAGGTGAGGCGCTCGCCGAGCAGCTCGACGCCCCCGGTCAGCGCGTGATTGCCGAGGCGGTGGTCCGCCTGGACGACGCCCTCGTAGAGCCGGGTGATGTTCTGCGAGTAGTCATCGAGCGCCCGCGAGCCGCGCTGGTCCTGGAGGAGCTGCTCGCGGAACAGGCCGAAGTGGCCCCGGACGAGCAGCGAGGTGTCCGAGGGAAGTTGCTTGCGGCCACCGAGCGAGACGTCGAACTGCTCCTGCCGCTGGCGGCGGTCGAGCACGGCGCCCGAGGGGTTGAGATCGACGGCGTTCTCGTCGCGGCGGTTGTACTGGCCGCGCAGCCACAGGCGGGAATCGTCATCCGGCGACCAGGCGAGGGCCAGGTCACCGTCGAATCGGCGCAGCCCCGCGCCGCTCGTCGCCGCGTCGGTGGGTTGCCAGTCGTAGGGGTCGCGGGTGCGGTAGCCACCGCCCACGCGCACCTCGAAGGGGCCCTGCTTCGTGCCCGCGTGCGCGCGGACATCGCCCTCCAGCAGCATGCCGAACGAGCCCCGGGCGCTCGCCTCCAGGGGTCGCTGCACCCGCCGGGTGATGAGGTTCACCACGCCGCCAATGGCATCCGCCCCGTAGAGCGCCGCCGCCGGTCCCTTGACGATCTCCACGCGCTCCACATCGCGCAGGCTGAAGCGCCCCAGGTCCAACGTGGTTCCCACCCGCCCGCTCACGCGCTCGCCATCCACGAGGATGAGCACGTACTCGGGATCCATCCCCTGCAAGCGCAGGCCCGTGCCCCGGAAGGTGTGCACGAGCTCGACGCCCGGGTGCTGTTGCAGGAGCTGGCCCAGGTCCCTCGCTCCGGTGGCTTCGATCTGCCCGCGCGTGATGACCTCGGTGGCCAAGACCACGTCCTCGAGCTTTCGCTCCGTGCGCGAGGCCGTGACGACCGTCTGCTTGCGCCGATCCGTCTCCTCGGGCTCGGGAGGAGCTGGTGGGGCAGGGGGAAGGGGAGCTGGCTCGGAAATGCCCGGCGTCTCGGCGGGGGCCGGGTTGCCGGGCTGCTGCGGGTCGAGCGGCTGACCCGCCAGGAGGGCCGCCGTCACCAGGGGGAGAATCACGAGGTGACTCTCCGCCGGATAACCTCAGGTCGTCAATGTGTCGGCCAGGGGCACCACCTCACGGGTTGATAGCGGGGTGCTCCGTCGGGGAAATTCTCGTGAAATGGCAGGGAAGCAACACGGGGCTCGGGCGGGTGTGCAGGCTGGACACGCCGTCCCCGATCGTCTGGTTCGCGTTGTTACCCCAGCTCAGCACCTCACCGTTCGCGCGTGTCGCCAGGGCGCTCTCGCTGCCGGCCACGAGGGTCACGATGTCCGTCAGGTGCGGGACCGGGGCGGGCGTGGCGGAAAGGTCGCCCGCCGTTGCATACCCCAGGGTGCCGGAGGTGTTGCCGCCCCAGCTCCAGACGCTTCCATCCCGACGCAGCGCGAGACCGTACAGGCCGCCGACCGAGATGGCGGACACCTCCGTCAGGCCCGGCACCGGCGATGGGGTGGGTTGGGTGTAGGACGGATTTCTCCCGAGCTGTCCGGAGGCGTTGCCGCCCCAGCCCCAGACGGTGCCGTCCTGGCGCAGCGCGAGGACGGAGAGAGAGGCCGCTGAGAGGGCCTCCACGTCCAACAGGCCCGGCACCCGTGCAGGGGTGAGCCGGGAGACGCGCGTCCCGTCTCCGAGCTGGCCGGCGGCGTTGTCGCCCCAGGCCCAGACGGTGCCGTCCTGGCGCAGCACGAGGGAGAATCCGGAGCCCGCGTCGAGTGCCACGACCTCCGACAGGCCCGGCACCTGCGCGGGGGTGAGCCGGGAAGTCGTCGTTCCGTCCCCGAGCTGTCCGGAGGCGTTGTTGCCCCAGGCCCAGACGGTGCCGTCCTGGCGCAGCGCCAGGAGGTGCCCGGAGGACCCCTCGAGGGCGACGATGCCCGACAGGTTCGGCACGGGCATGGGCGTGGACCGGGAGACGCGCGTCCCGTCTCCGAGCAGTCCGGAGGAGTTGTCGCCCCAGGCCCAGACGGTGCCATCCGCGCTCAGCGCGAAGGCCGAGAGGTTCTGGAGCTCGACGGCCACCGCGTCCGAGAAGCCCGGCACCTGACCCGGCTCGGCGCGAGTGATGCGCGTTCCATCGCCGAGCTGACCTGCGTCGTTGTTACCCCAGGCCCAGACGGTGCCATCCGCGCGGACCGCCAGGGCGCTGTAGTAGCTGATGGCCGCGTCCACCACGTTGCGCGGGTTCTTCAAACGCACGGGGGCGGGCCGGAAGTCCGAGCCGGTCCCCATCTGGCCGGAGTTGAAGCCCCAGGCCCAGAGGGTGCCATTCCTGTGCAGTGCCATCGAGTGCTGGGAGCTCGCCGCGAGCGCCACTACTCCCCTCAGGTTCGAGACCGGAGCCGACGT
This is a stretch of genomic DNA from Archangium violaceum. It encodes these proteins:
- a CDS encoding tetratricopeptide repeat protein, with the translated sequence MPWLTLVLSLMVLVLLRQPIISGLFSLAETCSFDWGAYRGTLRLIRTIRLLGANVPMRRMLHQLSVHAHEALGDTARAVEGARLLAKEARAVEDWGLANTAINTFINAGLYQEALEVERGWEPQEEPDEEWGLVQLNLAEAHYNLGDWTAAGERLRAVEEVAGGESLLRHALLLQHAWIQAHTGRGEDALATLESLNLQCLPRVYWSEAAFTRASVLLALRRFDEAEARAREGLSLARRASSTRNGLFLLGRISLEAGRLEEASRHFEAGVAHPYQGQGGGALLEWGDCLERLGQADRARAAWRLVLERDPQSAAAREVASRPGIASAEGEIATS
- a CDS encoding HmuY family protein, with protein sequence MRRTLLLLGLGMAGCAPDLREDYPFDGQATSGQLVTVTPREDGGNHALIDATNKSALVYFDIDEGREMKTDEALETNGWDLAFQRYTVTMNGGGGNPTGKVRVAVLEGQGWDALTTAPAEGYQQDASEPVFNGVHGGWYTYDLVKHRLVTRDELLYVVQSSAGHYFKLQMLSYYDDTGTPARLALRYQPLQAPTTGP
- a CDS encoding TonB-dependent receptor plug domain-containing protein, with amino-acid sequence MILPLVTAALLAGQPLDPQQPGNPAPAETPGISEPAPLPPAPPAPPEPEETDRRKQTVVTASRTERKLEDVVLATEVITRGQIEATGARDLGQLLQQHPGVELVHTFRGTGLRLQGMDPEYVLILVDGERVSGRVGTTLDLGRFSLRDVERVEIVKGPAAALYGADAIGGVVNLITRRVQRPLEASARGSFGMLLEGDVRAHAGTKQGPFEVRVGGGYRTRDPYDWQPTDAATSGAGLRRFDGDLALAWSPDDDSRLWLRGQYNRRDENAVDLNPSGAVLDRRQRQEQFDVSLGGRKQLPSDTSLLVRGHFGLFREQLLQDQRGSRALDDYSQNITRLYEGVVQADHRLGNHALTGGVELLGERLTSARLEESPVARLRGGAFVQDEWDVALSSDAAGPRLKVAPGFRFDLDSQFGGAPSPRLALKLDPSPALTVRASVGLGFRPPSFQELYLRFSNQGVGYIVAGNRELSPERSAAVNVGVDWRPPLDGWLFSASGFHTRLTNLINITAGGTPNPDNPVTFSYENVARAYTQGVELNGRIRLPVRSTYLDLGYMLLDAKDLTRDRPLEGRARHRVNAQLSTRYRPLNLEATVRGSWVSGRPYYLGTEGGMANVIGYGDDSSVWAPSYFDLEAQVSYALKGGFEVFVNGYNLLNAGDQQFNPRPPRGVLGGVQWEY
- a CDS encoding RCC1 domain-containing protein, which encodes MRRGRNHPWRALLVPLLGTLLWAVPATGESHPRREWDSFARGRLATNERHSIAVDEDGNVWSWGIEAIGQIRGDRFKNQQLPARVPSLSEVTTVALGDNHALALRRDGTVWGLGSNDLGQLGSGQDPWGQEGHLTPVQVSGLTDVIAIAARAHHGLALRRDGTVWAWGANWYGQLGDGEGLDRYLPVPVLGLKDVVDIATSAQHSLALRRDGTVWVWGDNSSGQLGDGTYTSRPTAAPVPGLTGVVALAAGVTHSLAVRADGSVWAWGGNGAGQLGDGTRASRATAAPVPGLTKAVSLAAGDQHSLAVRGDGSVWGWGSNWLGQLGDGTLQDRLTSAPVSNLRGVVALAASSQHSMALHRNGTLWAWGFNSGQMGTGSDFRPAPVRLKNPRNVVDAAISYYSALAVRADGTVWAWGNNDAGQLGDGTRITRAEPGQVPGFSDAVAVELQNLSAFALSADGTVWAWGDNSSGLLGDGTRVSRSTPMPVPNLSGIVALEGSSGHLLALRQDGTVWAWGNNASGQLGDGTTTSRLTPAQVPGLSEVVALDAGSGFSLVLRQDGTVWAWGDNAAGQLGDGTRVSRLTPARVPGLLDVEALSAASLSVLALRQDGTVWGWGGNASGQLGRNPSYTQPTPSPVPGLTEVSAISVGGLYGLALRRDGSVWSWGGNTSGTLGYATAGDLSATPAPVPHLTDIVTLVAGSESALATRANGEVLSWGNNANQTIGDGVSSLHTRPSPVLLPCHFTRISPTEHPAINP